A stretch of DNA from Triticum dicoccoides isolate Atlit2015 ecotype Zavitan chromosome 2A, WEW_v2.0, whole genome shotgun sequence:
AATCGCAGCATTACCTCGACGTTCCTTTCAGgttaagctctctctctctctctctctctctctctctctctctctctctctctctctctctctctctctctctctctcaatgtcCTTTTTTGACCCCATAAAGCCATAGATTAGGCTCTATAGAATGGCTCTAGAGAGACATGAAAGGGATAGTTCTCTTGTTTCCTGATTTAATATCGTCACTCCTTTCGATTTGTTCCGGTTTGAAGCTCGGCACCGGCACGCACATGCGCACTAATTCGTAGAATGTCCAGTAGGGATAAAGAATCAGCATAAATCCAATGGGTTTGTAGGGATAATGATCCTTGTCCAAGCATTTGTCTAGCTCATGCAGGCAAAGCAAAGCTTCACTAGGGAAAAGGAGTCAAAGAGGGCCCTCACCTCATGTGAGAGTCACTCAAGGTTGCATGCatggaaacaaagaagcataattaACAGGAAGTGGTGGCATAAGAAAGAGTGCCTTGTACACATCTCACACTGTTGTTTTATCTTGTTTTGAGGGCAAGCTAACCACTCCATTTGAATGTTtcttactacatgcaagaggaggcaaTATGATGTTCTAGAATCTGAGTGGTCAAGGCGGATTAACTTTGGCCTCTGATGATACACACAAGACTATTTAGATCGATGATATGGAAACTATAACGTTAGATTGTTAcgagaaatatttttcaaaatataaCAATTGTGTACTTTCATTAAATTTATTATCTATCGAACCCATGGGCAAATCGGTTAATGTTTTAGCGAAGACAAAGTTTTACTTACTCATATGTTCGTGTCGAGAACATCACCAACATATGTTGGTGAAGTTATTGCGGTTAATGTTTTAGGGAAGACAAAGGGGCTTTCATTCTAGTTTGCACGTATTGCGCGAGCAGGCACATGGACACATAAGAAAGCAAAGCCATATGGTCAGAGTGTAAAAAAGCACATAATTATGTAGCATTTTGGCATGTATCATAATAGCTAGTGTAGTACTAGTATCTTGGAGCATAGATTGCAATTGTCTCTTTCAAAACAAATAGATTACAATTCTTCAAAAGGCTTGATGCATAGGTAGGTAAGCTCTCTTCTTTCCCTTCTTTTCTTGTCAGTGGCAGGCATCTTTACACCATCTTATTAGTTTGCAATACTTGGTACTCAGTAGTAAATCATCAAAGCATGCAAGGCAGTATGCCCAACTAACATAGATGCCACAACAAGCTATGCATGTAGGCCCATTAATAATTATTAAAGTGTTTGTCTTGGCAGGGGCTTCAATCGGCTCTGGCTTCAGAACCAGTGTGTCATATACTCATATGCTGGTTGATTAATTTGGAGTGGGCTAGAATCATGACAAAGATAATCATATCTGAAAACGACACTAATTAATACTTATTTGCAAGGATTGTGGCATGCATAATATTCATAAATGAATTGTGTGCATGAAAACTAAGAGTAGAACATTCTTACTTCCAAGTGTTATTTTTCTagcaacacatacacacacacatatatagctATATGTTTGACTGGCACAACATTCTCCTCATCTCTTTGGTCCTAAGATTAGGGCACACAAATCCAAACACAAGGTGCATACATACAAACTTGCAGTGAGCTTTCCATTCCATTCCCTCCTTTTACTCCTAGAATTAAACAAGTGCAGCGCATGCAtgtccctcccctcctcccctaCCTCGCCATCTCATCCACAGTGCTCTCACTCCTTCTAGCTTCTCCCTCCTCCGAGCTCCCCATTTAAATACCACCCTGCCTCCCTCCATAGTGAGCACTACACACTAGAAGCTCACAGTCTCAGCAACCACCTCCTCAACCTAAGCTAGCTAGCTCACACCTCAGAGCTCAAGCTAGGCGGGAGCAGTAGTATAGTAGCCAGCCAACCTCACTTCACTTCTGCCATGAGCTCtcgcagcagcagcggcggcggcggtgcctcCCAGATGATGGCCTTCTCGGAGCATTCGCTGCCGAAGCCGATCGCCGGTCACCCGCAGCCGCAGCCGTCCCCGCCGTCGTCGCCGAGCGAGCGGCCGGCGGCGCGCGGCAGGCGGCGCGCGCAGGAGCCCGGGCGCTTCCTGGGCGTGCGCCGGCGGCCGTGGGGCCGGTACGCGGCCGAGATACGCGACCCGACCACCAAGGAGCGGCACTGGCTCGGCACCTTCGACACGGCGCAGGAGGCCGCCCTGGCCTACGACCGCGCCGCGCTCTCCATGAAGGGCGCGCAGGCGCGCACCAACTTCGTCTACGCGCACGCCGCCTACAACAACTACCCGCCCTTCCTCGCGCCGTTCCACGCGCAGCACCAGCCCGCCGCCTACGCCGCGTCCTCGGCCATGCCGTACGGCGGCCAGCAGCAGCACGCGGGCGCGGGGCCGCCGCACATTGGCAGCTCGTACCACCACGGCCACGGCTACCACCAGCAGGGCCCGGGCGAGTGTTCCATGCCGGTGCCCAGTGCCGCGGATCACGGCGCCAGCGGCCCGATGGACGTGCGCGGCAGCAGCGG
This window harbors:
- the LOC119358997 gene encoding ethylene-responsive transcription factor FZP-like, with product MSSRSSSGGGGASQMMAFSEHSLPKPIAGHPQPQPSPPSSPSERPAARGRRRAQEPGRFLGVRRRPWGRYAAEIRDPTTKERHWLGTFDTAQEAALAYDRAALSMKGAQARTNFVYAHAAYNNYPPFLAPFHAQHQPAAYAASSAMPYGGQQQHAGAGPPHIGSSYHHGHGYHQQGPGECSMPVPSAADHGASGPMDVRGSSGHDFLFPSADDNSGYLSSVVPESCLRPRGGDLQDARRYSVSDADAYGLGLREDVDDLATMVAGFWGGADAPYGGGHDMVASSQGSDNGYSPFSFLSH